In Mycobacterium gallinarum, a single window of DNA contains:
- the gap gene encoding type I glyceraldehyde-3-phosphate dehydrogenase: MTIRVGVNGFGRIGRNFYRALAAQKAEGKSTDVEIIAVNDLTDNASLAHLLKFDSILGRYPEEISLEGEDTIVIGSTKIKALEVKEGPAALPWGDLGVDVVVESTGIFTARAKAQGHLDAGAKKVIISAPASDEDITIVLGVNDDKYDGSQNIISNASCTTNCLGPLAKVLNDEFGIVKGLMTTIHAYTQDQNLQDGPHKDLRRARAAALNIVPTSTGAAKAIGLVLPELKGKLDGYALRVPIPTGSATDLTAELKKSATAEEINAAFKAAADGPLKGILKYYDAPIVSSDIVTDPHSSIFDAGLTKVIDNQAKTVSWYDNEWGYSNRLVDLVALVGKSL; this comes from the coding sequence GTGACCATCCGGGTTGGCGTTAACGGGTTCGGCCGTATCGGGCGCAACTTCTATCGGGCCTTGGCGGCGCAGAAGGCTGAGGGTAAGAGCACCGACGTCGAGATCATCGCGGTCAACGACCTCACCGACAACGCGAGCCTGGCGCACCTGCTGAAGTTCGATTCGATCCTGGGTCGCTACCCCGAGGAGATCAGCCTCGAGGGTGAGGACACCATCGTGATCGGCAGCACCAAGATCAAGGCCCTGGAGGTCAAGGAAGGGCCGGCCGCGCTGCCCTGGGGTGACCTGGGTGTCGATGTCGTGGTCGAGTCGACCGGCATCTTCACCGCCCGCGCCAAGGCGCAGGGCCACCTCGATGCCGGCGCCAAGAAGGTCATCATCTCCGCACCCGCCAGTGATGAGGACATCACCATCGTGCTCGGGGTCAACGACGACAAGTACGACGGCAGCCAGAACATCATCTCCAACGCGTCCTGCACCACGAACTGCCTCGGGCCGCTGGCCAAGGTGCTCAACGACGAGTTCGGCATCGTCAAGGGCCTGATGACCACGATCCACGCCTACACCCAGGACCAGAACCTGCAGGACGGCCCGCACAAGGATCTGCGCCGCGCCCGCGCCGCCGCGCTGAACATCGTGCCCACCTCGACCGGCGCCGCGAAGGCCATCGGCCTGGTGCTGCCCGAACTGAAGGGCAAGCTCGACGGCTACGCCCTGCGGGTGCCGATCCCCACGGGCTCGGCGACCGACCTCACCGCGGAGCTGAAGAAGTCGGCCACTGCCGAAGAGATCAACGCGGCGTTCAAGGCCGCCGCTGACGGTCCGCTCAAGGGGATCCTGAAGTACTACGACGCGCCGATCGTGTCCAGCGACATCGTCACCGACCCGCACAGTTCGATCTTCGACGCCGGCCTGACCAAGGTGATCGACAATCAGGCCAAGACCGTGTCCTGGTACGACAACGAGTGGGGTTACTCCAACCGCCTCGTCGACCTGGTCGCACTGGTCGGCAAGTCGCTCTAG
- a CDS encoding phosphoglycerate kinase: MAESSIKILSDLLAEGVSGRGVLVRSDLNVPLDDDGNIADPGRITASVPTLRALAEAGAKVVVTAHLGRPKDGPTPEFSLAPVAKALGEQLGRHVQLAGDVVGTDALARAEGLTDGDILLLENIRFDPRETSKDDNERGALARQLAELVSGADGSPGAFVSDGFGVVHRKQASVYDVATLLPHYAGTLVATEIKVLEQLTSSTERPYAVVLGGSKVSDKLAVIENLATKADSIVIGGGMCFTFLASQGVSVGKSLLEEGMIDTCRQLLEDYGDVIHVPVDIVVADEFKADSPSEIVAADQIPDGKMGLDIGPGSVQRFTTLLSNAKTIFWNGPMGVFEFPAFAAGTKGVAEAIVGATRKGAFSVVGGGDSAAAVRQLGLPEDGFSHISTGGGASLEYLEGKTLPGIEVLDD; the protein is encoded by the coding sequence ATGGCGGAGTCTTCTATCAAGATCCTCTCCGACCTACTGGCAGAAGGGGTTTCGGGCCGGGGCGTGCTCGTCCGCTCCGACCTGAACGTCCCCCTCGACGACGACGGCAACATCGCCGACCCGGGTCGCATCACCGCGTCGGTGCCCACGCTGCGGGCGCTGGCCGAGGCCGGCGCCAAGGTCGTCGTCACTGCGCACCTCGGCAGGCCGAAAGACGGTCCGACGCCGGAGTTCTCGCTCGCACCCGTTGCCAAGGCGCTGGGGGAGCAGCTCGGTAGGCACGTCCAGCTGGCCGGGGATGTAGTCGGCACGGACGCGCTGGCCCGCGCGGAGGGACTGACCGACGGCGACATCCTGTTGCTGGAGAACATTCGGTTCGACCCACGCGAGACCAGCAAGGACGACAACGAGCGGGGTGCGCTCGCACGGCAGCTCGCCGAACTCGTCAGCGGCGCAGACGGGTCGCCCGGTGCGTTCGTCTCCGACGGCTTCGGTGTCGTGCACCGCAAGCAGGCCTCGGTGTACGACGTCGCGACGCTGCTGCCGCATTACGCGGGCACGCTGGTGGCCACCGAGATCAAGGTGCTCGAACAGCTGACCAGCTCGACCGAGCGGCCGTACGCGGTGGTGCTCGGCGGCTCGAAGGTGTCGGACAAACTCGCGGTCATCGAGAACCTGGCGACCAAAGCGGACAGCATCGTCATCGGCGGTGGTATGTGCTTCACATTCCTTGCGTCACAAGGCGTTTCGGTGGGTAAGTCGCTGCTCGAAGAAGGCATGATCGATACCTGCCGCCAGCTGCTCGAGGACTACGGCGACGTGATCCACGTGCCGGTCGACATCGTCGTAGCCGACGAGTTCAAGGCGGATTCTCCGTCGGAGATCGTCGCGGCCGACCAGATTCCGGACGGCAAGATGGGCCTGGACATCGGACCCGGCTCGGTACAGCGCTTCACCACGTTGTTGTCGAACGCCAAGACCATCTTCTGGAACGGGCCGATGGGCGTCTTCGAGTTCCCGGCGTTCGCCGCGGGCACCAAGGGCGTCGCCGAGGCGATCGTGGGGGCGACGCGCAAGGGCGCGTTCAGTGTGGTGGGCGGTGGCGACTCCGCCGCGGCGGTCCGCCAACTCGGGCTGCCCGAAGACGGCTTCTCCCACATTTCGACCGGTGGCGGGGCGTCGCTGGAATACCTTGAGGGCAAGACGCTCCCGGGTATCGAAGTGCTCGACGACTGA
- the tpiA gene encoding triose-phosphate isomerase: MSRTPLIAGNWKMNLNHFEAIALVQKIAFSLPDKYFDKVDVAVIPPFTDLRSVQTLVDGDKLRLTYGAQDLSQHDSGAYTGEISGAFLAKLGCTYVVVGHSERRTYHHEDDALVAAKAAAAFKHGITPIICIGEQLEVREAGNHVEYNTESLRGSVAGLTAEQIGQAVIAYEPVWAIGTGRVASAADAQEVCKAIRDELSKLSSPQLAAGVRILYGGSVNAKNVGEIVAQEDVDGALVGGASLDGEQFATLSAIAAGGPLP; this comes from the coding sequence ATGAGCCGTACGCCGCTGATCGCCGGCAACTGGAAGATGAACCTCAACCACTTCGAGGCCATAGCGCTGGTCCAGAAGATCGCGTTCTCGCTGCCGGACAAGTACTTCGACAAGGTCGACGTCGCGGTGATTCCGCCGTTCACCGATTTGCGCAGCGTGCAGACGCTCGTCGACGGCGACAAGCTGCGCCTCACCTACGGTGCGCAGGACCTGTCCCAGCACGATTCAGGGGCCTACACAGGCGAGATCAGCGGCGCCTTCCTGGCGAAGCTGGGCTGCACCTACGTCGTCGTCGGGCACTCTGAGCGCCGGACCTACCACCACGAGGACGATGCGCTGGTCGCTGCCAAGGCAGCCGCCGCGTTCAAGCACGGCATCACCCCGATCATCTGCATCGGCGAACAGCTCGAGGTCCGTGAGGCCGGCAACCACGTCGAATACAACACCGAATCGCTGCGCGGCTCAGTGGCGGGTCTCACAGCAGAGCAGATCGGCCAGGCCGTCATCGCCTACGAGCCGGTGTGGGCGATCGGCACCGGCCGGGTGGCCAGCGCCGCCGACGCCCAGGAGGTCTGCAAGGCCATCCGCGACGAGTTGAGCAAGCTGTCGTCCCCACAGCTCGCCGCGGGTGTGCGCATCCTGTACGGCGGATCGGTGAACGCCAAGAACGTCGGCGAGATCGTCGCACAGGAGGACGTCGACGGTGCGCTGGTCGGTGGGGCGTCGCTCGACGGCGAGCAGTTCGCCACGCTTTCGGCCATCGCTGCTGGTGGGCCCTTGCCGTAG
- the secG gene encoding preprotein translocase subunit SecG yields MVLALQITLIVTSLLVVLLVLLHRAKGGGLSTLFGGGVQSSLSGSTVVEKNLDRLTYFVVGIWVVSIVGVALQIKYS; encoded by the coding sequence ATGGTTTTAGCTCTGCAGATCACGCTGATCGTCACCAGCTTGCTCGTGGTGCTTCTCGTGTTGCTGCACCGCGCCAAGGGCGGCGGCCTGTCGACCCTGTTCGGCGGCGGCGTCCAGTCCAGCCTGTCCGGCTCGACGGTCGTGGAGAAGAACCTGGACCGGCTGACGTACTTCGTCGTCGGCATCTGGGTGGTGTCGATCGTCGGCGTCGCGCTGCAGATCAAGTACAGCTAG
- the ppc gene encoding phosphoenolpyruvate carboxylase — protein MADVGGLEPIGSVQRTKVGREATEPMREDIRLLGAILGETIHEQNGEDVFDLVERARVESFRVRRSEIDRAELSSMFDGIDIHQAIPVIRAFTHFALLANVAEDIHRERRRVIHVAAGEPPQDSSLAATYAKLDLAGLDSAAVTDALAGALVSPVITAHPTETRRRTIFDTQHRITQLMRLRLNGHEHTDDGRDIERELRRNILTLWQTALIRLSRLKIQDEIETGLRYYPAAFFEVVPQVNAEVRNALRARWPDSDLLSQPFLRPGSWIGGDRDGNPYVTAEVVRLATSSAAYTALEHYFTEITALEEELSMSARLVKVSEALETLADQCHEPARLDEPYRRALRVIHARLTSTAFEILGRQPEHELDLGLDPYETPAELLADLDIVDESLRMNGSAVLADDRLARLREAVHVFGFHLSGLDMRQNSDVHEEVIAELLEWAGVHSDYRSLPEPERVELLAAEVATRRPLIGDGAELSELARKELDIVAAAARAVKVFGPQAVPNYIISMCQSVSDMLEAAVLLKEVGLLDVSGPDAYAPVGIVPLFETIDDLQRGSSILEQALELPVYRAIVSVRGDSQEVMLGYSDSNKDGGYLAANWALYRAELDLVESARKTGMRLRLFHGRGGTVGRGGGPSYDAIRAQPPGAVNGSLRITEQGEVIAAKYAEPQIAHRNLETLLAATLEATLLDIEGLGDAAGPAYDVLDELAARAQRSYSELVYDTTGFVEYFKESTPVSEIGALNIGSRPTSRKPTTAISDLRAIPWVLAWSQSRVMLPGWYGTGTAFEGWINEGDGRLEVLQDLYRRWPFFRTVLSNMAQVLAKADMGLAARYSELVADEQLRSRVFDKIVAEYTRTIQMHKLITGQDDLLADNPALARSVFNRFPYLEPLNHLQVELLRRYRSGDDDELVQRGILLTMSGLATALRNSG, from the coding sequence ATGGCAGACGTCGGCGGACTAGAACCCATCGGGTCGGTGCAGCGCACCAAAGTGGGCCGGGAGGCCACCGAGCCGATGCGCGAAGACATCCGATTGTTGGGTGCGATTCTCGGTGAGACCATCCATGAGCAGAACGGCGAGGACGTCTTCGACCTCGTCGAACGCGCCCGCGTGGAGTCGTTCCGAGTGCGGCGCTCGGAGATCGACCGCGCCGAGCTGAGCTCCATGTTCGACGGCATCGATATTCACCAGGCCATTCCGGTGATCCGCGCGTTCACCCACTTCGCCCTGCTGGCCAACGTCGCCGAGGACATCCACCGCGAGCGTCGACGCGTCATCCACGTCGCCGCCGGAGAACCGCCGCAGGACAGCAGCCTGGCGGCGACATACGCCAAACTGGACCTGGCCGGACTGGATTCGGCGGCGGTCACCGATGCGCTGGCCGGAGCGCTGGTCTCGCCCGTGATCACCGCGCATCCCACCGAGACCCGGCGGCGCACGATTTTCGACACGCAACACCGCATCACGCAGTTGATGCGGCTGCGATTGAACGGCCATGAGCACACCGACGACGGCCGTGATATCGAGCGTGAGCTGCGCCGCAACATCCTCACGCTGTGGCAGACGGCGCTGATCCGGTTGTCCCGGTTGAAGATTCAGGACGAGATCGAAACCGGGCTGCGGTATTACCCCGCGGCGTTTTTCGAGGTCGTCCCGCAGGTCAACGCCGAAGTGCGTAACGCCTTAAGGGCCCGCTGGCCCGACAGCGATCTGCTGAGCCAGCCCTTCCTGCGTCCCGGATCGTGGATCGGCGGCGATCGCGACGGCAATCCGTACGTCACCGCAGAGGTCGTGCGTCTGGCGACCAGCAGTGCCGCCTATACGGCGCTGGAGCATTACTTCACCGAGATCACCGCGCTCGAAGAGGAATTGTCGATGTCGGCGCGGCTGGTCAAGGTCAGCGAGGCGCTCGAGACACTCGCCGATCAGTGTCATGAGCCCGCCCGGCTGGACGAACCGTATCGCCGGGCGCTGCGCGTCATCCATGCTCGGTTGACGTCGACGGCTTTCGAGATCCTCGGCCGCCAGCCCGAACACGAACTCGACCTCGGGCTGGACCCCTACGAAACCCCCGCTGAACTCTTGGCCGACCTCGACATCGTCGACGAGTCATTGCGGATGAACGGCAGCGCCGTACTGGCAGACGATCGGTTGGCCCGGTTGCGGGAAGCCGTGCACGTCTTCGGGTTTCACCTGTCCGGGCTGGACATGCGGCAGAACTCTGATGTGCACGAGGAAGTCATCGCCGAGCTGCTCGAGTGGGCGGGCGTTCACTCCGACTATCGTTCGCTGCCCGAACCCGAGCGCGTAGAACTGCTTGCGGCAGAGGTCGCCACGCGGCGCCCGCTCATCGGCGACGGTGCCGAGCTCTCCGAGCTGGCGCGCAAGGAGCTCGACATCGTCGCGGCGGCGGCTCGCGCCGTCAAGGTATTCGGGCCGCAGGCCGTGCCGAACTACATCATCTCGATGTGCCAGTCGGTGTCCGACATGCTCGAAGCTGCGGTCCTGCTCAAAGAGGTTGGTTTACTCGATGTTTCGGGACCCGACGCCTATGCACCCGTCGGGATTGTCCCGTTGTTCGAGACCATCGACGACCTACAGCGCGGCTCGTCGATTCTCGAACAGGCGCTGGAACTTCCGGTGTACCGCGCCATCGTGTCGGTGCGTGGTGACAGCCAGGAGGTGATGCTCGGCTATTCGGACTCGAACAAAGACGGCGGATACCTCGCAGCCAACTGGGCGCTGTATCGCGCCGAGCTCGATCTGGTGGAGTCCGCACGCAAGACGGGAATGCGGTTGCGGTTGTTCCACGGACGCGGCGGCACCGTGGGGCGCGGTGGCGGACCCAGTTACGACGCCATCCGGGCGCAGCCGCCCGGCGCGGTCAACGGATCGCTGCGGATCACCGAGCAGGGTGAGGTGATCGCCGCCAAGTACGCCGAACCGCAGATTGCGCATCGCAACCTGGAGACCCTGTTGGCCGCGACACTGGAGGCCACTCTCCTCGACATCGAGGGTCTCGGCGACGCCGCCGGTCCCGCCTACGACGTCCTCGACGAACTGGCCGCCCGCGCCCAGCGGTCGTACTCCGAATTGGTGTATGACACAACGGGTTTCGTCGAGTACTTCAAGGAGTCCACGCCGGTGAGCGAGATCGGTGCGCTCAACATCGGCAGCAGGCCGACGTCACGCAAGCCCACCACGGCCATCTCGGATCTGCGCGCGATTCCGTGGGTGCTGGCCTGGAGCCAATCGCGGGTGATGCTGCCGGGCTGGTATGGCACTGGAACCGCGTTCGAGGGATGGATCAACGAGGGCGACGGACGGTTGGAGGTTCTGCAGGACCTGTACCGTCGCTGGCCGTTCTTCCGGACGGTGTTGTCCAATATGGCGCAGGTCCTTGCGAAGGCGGACATGGGTCTGGCGGCGCGTTACTCGGAATTGGTGGCCGACGAGCAGTTGCGGTCGCGGGTGTTCGACAAGATCGTCGCCGAGTACACCCGCACCATCCAGATGCACAAGCTGATCACCGGCCAGGACGACCTGCTCGCCGACAACCCGGCCTTGGCGCGATCGGTGTTCAACCGGTTTCCGTACCTCGAGCCGCTGAACCACCTTCAGGTGGAACTGTTGCGCCGCTACCGTTCTGGTGACGACGACGAACTCGTCCAGCGTGGCATCCTGCTCACGATGAGTGGACTGGCGACCGCACTGCGCAACAGCGGCTAG